In Desulfofundulus kuznetsovii DSM 6115, the following are encoded in one genomic region:
- a CDS encoding tripartite tricarboxylate transporter substrate binding protein, with protein MKKIKFRALALLLTAAMALTAIVTGCKGNAKQSEGTKPGIGYPKGTITIIVPFAPGGGVDSFARVVAKYSEKYVGAPMAVVNKDGASGEIGWNEAAKSKPDGYTLAATVSPTTLVQPRLRKEGMSGYQPDDLEPIAVMSRLPSAIFVRKDSQFKTLEDLIAYAKQNPGKLTVTNNGNFGVDHIFTLQLEKELGIKVKRIVYKGGSEALKDVLGGKVDVMIANAMWAVQQADNLRPLAVAADERFKLAPDVPTLKEKGYNVVNYITREISVPKGTPQEVKEHLDKAFGAMAADPAFVEEMNKLGLPVTYMTMNEATKFRSDLEKDIGWIIESFKKGDK; from the coding sequence ATGAAAAAAATAAAATTTAGAGCCCTGGCCCTGCTTTTAACTGCGGCCATGGCCTTAACTGCGATCGTTACAGGCTGCAAGGGCAATGCCAAACAATCAGAGGGAACAAAGCCGGGCATCGGCTATCCAAAGGGTACGATTACCATCATCGTGCCGTTCGCCCCGGGAGGAGGAGTTGATTCCTTTGCCCGCGTAGTGGCTAAATACAGTGAGAAGTACGTTGGGGCACCAATGGCCGTGGTTAACAAGGACGGAGCCAGCGGCGAAATCGGCTGGAACGAGGCGGCCAAATCCAAGCCCGACGGCTATACCCTGGCAGCTACAGTTAGCCCTACTACCCTGGTGCAGCCCAGGTTGAGAAAGGAAGGAATGTCGGGTTATCAACCGGATGATCTTGAACCCATAGCCGTTATGAGCCGCCTGCCCAGCGCCATATTTGTCCGTAAAGACAGCCAGTTTAAAACACTGGAAGACCTGATTGCGTATGCCAAGCAAAACCCTGGAAAATTAACCGTAACCAATAACGGTAATTTTGGCGTCGACCACATCTTTACCCTGCAGTTAGAGAAAGAGCTAGGTATCAAGGTTAAGCGTATAGTTTACAAGGGCGGTTCTGAAGCATTGAAGGATGTTTTGGGCGGCAAGGTTGACGTTATGATCGCCAACGCCATGTGGGCGGTGCAGCAGGCAGATAATTTGCGTCCGCTGGCTGTAGCTGCAGATGAGCGCTTTAAACTGGCTCCCGATGTGCCAACACTTAAAGAGAAGGGTTACAATGTGGTTAACTATATAACGCGGGAAATTTCCGTTCCCAAGGGTACTCCACAGGAAGTTAAAGAGCATTTAGATAAAGCATTTGGAGCTATGGCTGCCGATCCGGCCTTTGTTGAAGAAATGAACAAGTTGGGCCTGCCGGTTACCTATATGACCATGAATGAGGCTACCAAGTTCAGGAGCGATCTAGAAAAAGATATCGGCTGGATAATCGAGAGTTTCAAAAAAGGAGATAAATAA
- a CDS encoding sigma 54-interacting transcriptional regulator has product MDSSQYNILDFIKLPILIIDNQKKILFANREMKKLFPEKVIASGIDCHEILISNTNINQVYQNKKDLLGVTERINNRDYLVDYSPYLDEQGEIAGILMVIHTKQWIEKDWIMAALDAIPDAILLCDETLTVRYINPAYTRLKGLRWEEIVGRKINEVRSGKLIPAVINSGIPINNLYRDIDNVPFIVNIIPIIKENKIIGGISISKDLEQVKEMINSCNHPIVTLKDGKSKNNENGDAFKDIIGESLPLIHTLEKAKIAAKVDSNVLILGESGTGKELIARAIHNGGKRKGGFFVAINCAAIPQNLMESELFGYEGGAFTGATKKAKIGLFELANRGTIFLDEIGEMSLPMQSKLLRVLETKTIRRVGGLQEIPVNVRVIAATNRNLEAMIAQGEFREDLYYRLNVFPIRVPPLRERVNDIPLLARHFIQKLSTSLKKKVTLSEASLNLLLSYDWPGNVRELENALEYAVNMTNSPLIEPEHFPPAILQKQGGLTDQINKDKDNHQLFSLASLEKQAIQAAIKHFGTSTEGKRKAAGALGISLTTLYKKLKDYQIDL; this is encoded by the coding sequence ATGGATTCTTCCCAGTATAACATATTGGATTTCATTAAATTACCCATCCTTATTATCGATAACCAGAAAAAAATCCTTTTTGCCAACCGGGAAATGAAAAAGCTATTTCCAGAAAAAGTGATAGCGTCAGGAATCGATTGCCATGAGATTCTAATATCTAATACAAATATTAATCAGGTTTATCAAAATAAAAAAGACTTATTGGGAGTTACTGAACGAATTAACAACCGGGATTACCTGGTAGATTACAGCCCCTATCTTGACGAGCAGGGGGAAATTGCCGGTATTCTGATGGTTATTCATACGAAACAGTGGATAGAGAAAGACTGGATAATGGCTGCTCTAGACGCTATTCCTGATGCCATTTTACTTTGTGACGAAACATTAACCGTAAGATATATTAATCCTGCCTATACCAGGTTAAAGGGGTTACGGTGGGAGGAAATTGTGGGGAGAAAAATTAATGAAGTGCGCTCGGGAAAACTAATTCCGGCCGTAATTAATTCGGGTATTCCTATAAATAACTTATACAGGGATATTGATAACGTTCCCTTTATAGTTAATATCATACCGATTATAAAAGAAAATAAAATTATCGGTGGAATTTCCATTTCTAAGGATCTGGAACAGGTCAAAGAGATGATTAATTCTTGTAATCACCCGATTGTTACTTTAAAGGACGGCAAAAGTAAAAATAATGAAAATGGCGATGCATTTAAAGATATAATTGGCGAAAGTTTACCTTTAATTCACACGCTGGAAAAAGCAAAAATAGCAGCGAAAGTGGACTCCAATGTTTTAATCTTGGGTGAAAGCGGCACGGGAAAAGAGCTGATTGCCCGCGCCATTCATAACGGCGGTAAACGTAAAGGGGGGTTTTTTGTAGCCATTAACTGCGCGGCCATTCCTCAAAACCTGATGGAAAGTGAACTCTTTGGCTACGAAGGGGGGGCTTTTACAGGAGCTACCAAAAAAGCTAAAATTGGTTTGTTCGAACTGGCCAACCGAGGAACAATTTTTCTGGATGAAATTGGTGAGATGAGCCTGCCCATGCAAAGCAAGCTTTTACGCGTACTAGAAACCAAAACCATCCGCCGGGTCGGCGGGCTTCAAGAAATCCCGGTCAATGTCAGGGTTATTGCCGCCACCAACCGTAATCTGGAAGCCATGATTGCCCAGGGCGAGTTCCGGGAAGATTTATATTACCGTTTGAACGTTTTCCCCATCCGGGTCCCGCCTTTACGGGAACGTGTTAATGATATCCCCCTCCTCGCCCGGCACTTCATCCAGAAATTATCAACCTCGTTAAAGAAAAAAGTAACCTTATCGGAAGCCTCTTTGAATTTATTACTAAGCTATGACTGGCCGGGCAATGTTCGGGAGCTGGAAAACGCTCTGGAATATGCTGTTAATATGACCAACTCTCCCTTGATTGAGCCGGAACACTTTCCTCCAGCTATTTTACAAAAGCAGGGCGGCTTAACGGATCAAATTAATAAAGATAAAGATAATCATCAACTTTTTTCGCTGGCCTCCCTGGAAAAGCAGGCCATCCAAGCGGCAATTAAACATTTCGGCACCTCCACAGAAGGCAAAAGAAAGGCTGCCGGCGCTCTAGGCATATCCTTAACAACTCTTTATAAAAAATTAAAAGATTACCAAATCGATTTATAA
- a CDS encoding tripartite tricarboxylate transporter TctB family protein yields the protein MSKAREDIIPSIGLILLSAWVFYETSTYPPEASLLPRLMAYIILFLSATLIIKAISKVFSTGEAKQGEQSASSGQWVKIIPAVCLWVISIAVIPVVGFFLTLGLFWLILVLYLEGKGCQPGYLLKCAGYGLVITVLLYLIFRVGVQVPTPTGLFV from the coding sequence ATGTCCAAAGCGAGGGAAGATATTATACCTTCCATCGGCCTGATTTTATTAAGCGCCTGGGTTTTTTACGAAACATCCACCTACCCGCCAGAGGCAAGTCTATTGCCCCGGTTGATGGCTTATATTATTCTGTTTCTTTCGGCTACCTTAATCATTAAGGCTATTTCCAAAGTTTTTTCAACTGGAGAGGCAAAGCAGGGTGAACAGAGCGCATCTTCCGGTCAGTGGGTTAAAATAATTCCGGCTGTTTGTCTGTGGGTAATAAGTATAGCAGTCATCCCTGTTGTTGGGTTTTTCCTGACCCTGGGGCTATTCTGGCTAATTCTGGTATTGTATCTGGAAGGGAAGGGTTGCCAGCCAGGATACTTGCTTAAGTGCGCGGGTTATGGTCTGGTAATTACCGTTCTCCTGTACCTTATTTTCCGGGTGGGGGTACAGGTACCAACCCCAACGGGCTTGTTTGTATGA
- a CDS encoding tripartite tricarboxylate transporter permease — protein MLLGVCVGIVVGSLPGLTPPIGMALFIPVTMGMDPVSGLLLLSSIYMGAEYGGSISAILLNTPGTAAAACTSFDGYPLARQGEGNKALYASITASTLGGIIGVIILLFFTPLLAQLSLKFGPAEMFWISIMGLALVSSLSGKNIIKGLLGAAFGILVSTVGMDPISGYPRFSFNSPNLLSGIGVVPALIGLFSISQMLVLMSKKRGEVIINEQKPTPYLQVLKFVLKRPFLVLRSSAIGTVVGILPGAGGSIASFLSYTLAKQSSKNPEKFGRGALEGVIASESANNAMVGGSLVPLLSLGIPGSASAAVLFGGLTLHGLIPGPRLFTEHADIAYGFMIGMLVTTILMCLVGLLTAKYSPFILKLPYNYIIATVLVLSTIGSYSVKNNLFDVWVMIVFGLLGYVALKYGFPIPPIVLGVILGPIAEEGYRRAIELGSVHGSTWGYFFGQPITVVLIIINVLIFLGGLYQEFRKVKAEKA, from the coding sequence ATGCTGTTAGGAGTATGTGTCGGCATTGTTGTTGGCTCCCTACCAGGGCTGACGCCACCCATCGGGATGGCCCTTTTTATCCCCGTTACCATGGGTATGGACCCTGTTTCCGGACTTCTTTTGCTCAGTTCCATTTATATGGGTGCTGAGTACGGCGGTTCAATCTCGGCTATTCTTTTAAACACGCCCGGTACCGCTGCCGCGGCCTGTACGTCCTTTGATGGTTACCCTTTGGCCCGGCAGGGTGAGGGTAATAAAGCCCTTTATGCTTCCATTACCGCTTCGACTCTAGGTGGCATTATAGGGGTAATTATTTTGCTTTTTTTTACTCCCTTGTTGGCCCAGCTGTCGTTAAAGTTCGGCCCCGCGGAGATGTTCTGGATTTCTATAATGGGCCTGGCCCTTGTTTCCAGCTTAAGTGGTAAGAACATCATTAAGGGCCTTCTGGGGGCCGCCTTCGGGATTCTGGTCAGCACGGTTGGCATGGATCCTATATCCGGCTATCCCCGCTTCTCATTTAACAGCCCCAACCTTTTAAGTGGTATTGGCGTGGTGCCGGCTTTAATTGGACTATTTTCCATCTCGCAAATGCTTGTCTTGATGAGCAAGAAGCGGGGGGAAGTAATCATTAACGAACAAAAGCCCACGCCATACCTTCAGGTATTAAAATTTGTACTTAAACGGCCGTTTCTGGTGCTCCGCTCTTCAGCTATTGGAACAGTTGTCGGCATATTGCCGGGGGCGGGGGGTTCCATCGCCTCGTTTCTCTCCTACACTCTGGCCAAGCAGAGCTCCAAGAATCCGGAAAAATTTGGGAGAGGCGCTCTGGAAGGAGTTATTGCATCCGAGTCAGCCAACAATGCCATGGTGGGTGGTTCGCTGGTGCCGCTATTATCCCTCGGTATTCCCGGTTCGGCCAGCGCGGCAGTTCTTTTTGGTGGCCTAACCCTTCACGGGCTGATTCCGGGACCCAGGCTGTTTACGGAGCACGCCGATATTGCCTACGGCTTTATGATTGGCATGCTGGTGACCACAATTTTGATGTGCCTGGTTGGCCTGCTGACGGCCAAATACAGCCCTTTTATCTTGAAGCTGCCTTACAACTACATTATCGCTACGGTGCTGGTTCTTTCCACCATTGGTTCTTATTCCGTAAAAAACAACTTGTTTGATGTATGGGTCATGATTGTTTTCGGGTTGTTGGGCTACGTTGCTTTGAAATACGGCTTTCCGATCCCGCCCATTGTGCTGGGAGTCATCCTCGGGCCTATTGCCGAAGAGGGATACCGCCGGGCGATAGAACTGGGAAGTGTTCATGGTTCCACGTGGGGCTACTTTTTTGGACAACCAATCACTGTTGTTTTGATCATTATCAATGTTTTGATTTTCCTGGGCGGTTTATATCAGGAATTCCGCAAGGTAAAAGCAGAGAAAGCGTAA